One window of the Anoplolepis gracilipes chromosome 9, ASM4749672v1, whole genome shotgun sequence genome contains the following:
- the Orct gene encoding organic cation transporter protein — translation MAYDDVILRMGEFGRYQRRVYLLLCLPAISCAFHKLAGVFLGAKMNTRCLLPHEYVENATFHLSQDILNASYPWDDELGGWSQCLSRDAIGAGNRTIVEKAIDDDVRGGGFSRCKQYIYDRSIYKSTTTSEWDLVCDKAWLRATGDSLFMVGVMLGSMIFGGLSDKYGRRPIFFLSLVIQLVGGILVAAAPEFVSYVIFRLIVGSTTSGVFLVAYVIALEMVGPKKRLVAGVGVQLFFTTGYILTAGFAYYITNWRLLQVALTIPSIAFLVYWWFIPESARWLLTKGRLQEAKDLLQRASLENGVEMPSETLDTLLNTKNEDSTPDTKKPSLFDLFRYPNLRRKSILLFFNWLVNSGTYYGLSWHASNLGGNDYVNFVISGIVEVPAYTFLIFTLNRWGRKLILCGCMMLSGLALLATLFVPPDMPWLIVCLAMIGKLAITSSYGAIYVFTAEQFPTVIRNVGLGASSTFARIGGVIAPYVNHLSEIWVPLPLVIFGSCALLGGLMSLLLPETLNKKLPESIQDGELFGKKLSKKKKKKQLDHDHQLNDIEVIKPLKPQEKQNGVHEKQNIG, via the exons ATGGCATACGACGATGTTATCCTTCGTATGGGCGAATTTGGTCGTTATCAACGCAGAGTCTACCTTCTGCTTTGTCTTCCGGCGATATCGTGTGCCTTTCACAAATTGGCCGGTGTATTCCTTGGAGCTAAAATGAATACCAG aTGTTTACTTCCGCACGAATATGTGGAAAACGCCACGTTCCATCTGAGTCAAGACATATTGAATGCGAGCTATCCATGGGACGACGAACTTGGAGGGTGGTCCCAATGTCTGAGTCGTGACGCGATCGGCGCCGGGAACCGTACGATCGTTGAAAAAGCAATTGATGACGACGTTAGAGGAGGAGGGTTCAGCCGTTgcaagcaatatatatatgacagaaGCATATACAAAAGTACAACCACTTCTGAG TGGGACTTAGTCTGCGACAAGGCGTGGCTGAGGGCAACGGGGGACTCATTGTTCATGGTAGGAGTCATGCTTGGCTCAATGATATTTGGCGGTTTGTCCGATAAATACGGACGTAGACCAATTTTCTTCCTATCTTTAGTCATACAGCTGGTTGGCGGTATATTAGTCGCTGCGGCGCCCGAGTTTGTTTCCTACGTAATCTTCAGATTAATTGTCGGCTCAACCACCAGTGGGGTGTTCTTAGTAGCTTATGTCATAG ctttAGAGATGGTTGGACCGAAAAAACGATTAGTAGCCGGAGTCGGCGTACAGTTGTTTTTCACTACCGGATACATACTCACCGCCGGTTTTGCGTATTATATTACCAATTGGAGACTGCTGCAGGTAGCTCTTACGATACCGAGCATCGCGTTTCTAGTTTATTGGTG GTTTATTCCCGAATCCGCACGATGGCTCTTGACAAAAGGTCGTCTCCAGGAAGCGAAGGATTTGCTGCAACGCGCTTCCTTAGAAAATGGTGTGGAGATGCCGAGTGAAACCCTCGACACGCTTCTTAATACTAAAAACGAGGATAGTACGCCTGATACGAAAAAACCTTCGCTCTTTGATCTGTTCCGTTATCCAAACTTAAGACGCAAGAGCATTCTCTTGTTTTTCAATTG GTTGGTCAACAGCGGAACGTACTACGGACTGTCTTGGCACGCGTCCAATCTCGGTGGTAATGACTAcgttaattttgtaatatccgGAATAGTAGAAGTACCCGCATACACGTTCCTCATCTTCACTCTGAATCGATGGGGCAGAAAACTCATCCTTTGTGGCTGTATGATGTTGTCAGGATTAGCATTACTTGCTACATTATTTGTCCCACCCG atatgcCGTGGTTAATCGTTTGCTTGGCAATGATAGGAAAACTCGCTATCACATCGTCCTACGGTGCAATTTATGTGTTTACTGCAGAACAATTTCCGACTGTAATCCGAAACGTCGGACTGGGAGCAAGCTCTACTTTTGCTCGAATTGGCGGAGTTATCGCGCCATATGTCAATCATCTG TCAGAAATATGGGTACCATTGCCACTCGTTATTTTCGGATCGTGCGCCTTATTGGGCGGTTTAATGTCTCTTCTTCTACCGGAGacattaaacaaaaaacttCCTGAATCGATTCAGGATGGTGAGCTGTTTGGAAA aaaactatccaagaaaaagaagaagaaacaaTTGGATCATGACCATCAATTGAACGATATAGAAGTAATAAAACCATTAAAACCACAGGAGAAGCAGAACGGTGTACATGAGAAACAAAACATTGGATGA